A genomic stretch from Vanrija pseudolonga chromosome 6, complete sequence includes:
- the CON7 gene encoding C2H2 finger domain transcription factor CON7, translating into MLSTFESRISLSPSSEELSPSFNLFSLEEDFPDLPALYKSPSNAFDALDRDTTPNSFTLDCSSESPSALATSEDESIPSTSSYLPAVTAKSSLADPETNAFVATLGRIDIKDIASVPPLSMIPPPSGHSNKSSPTNFAFTLPYDRRPTMTPDSATDNYGSHNGQFHGYSGSVLKGRGDDDTADTRFQNPFSQPGHLESINAHSSVDPHFVSEGVNYQAYGSAPHNVSSFPYVGIPTAALTRPGQSLSRPQTSDGLPSYPSHLPGQVPLPSARTLIRDTTGQVMAPYSSRPYGSFDQASSRYVGLGLAAPPSADNELQFVSLAGPAPKKRSRRRYDEIERIYPCEWKGCDKAYGTLNHLNAHVAMQKHGEKRLPSQFKEMRKEWRRKKREEAAATASKEYSQAAAAAAETTGKPGYSQGADQYAAHGSWGSRQSLGGDDSVVPSMYPGAYSGSSSVGTLEPADPFGHRGSTGSFLTSAPTWSGSDTRPNTANTVSSTGSPTDGRFAYSAPYSTGVSVQYDFGRATAGSYHKGQSGLSIAIQQDSDYSSSAPQSGNPLRVGFNPYSMSQNVQL; encoded by the exons ATGCTGAGCACGTTTGAATCGCGTATTTCTTTATCGCCTAGTAGTGAAGAGTTATCACCCTCGTTCAACTTGTTCTCCCTCGAAGAGGACTTCCCCGACCTCCCCGCCCTCTACAAGTCGCCCTCAAACGCCTTTGACGCTCTTGACCGTGACACCACCCCCAACTCTTTTACTCTCGACTGCAGCTCGGAAAGCCCGTCTGCACTTGCTACTTCGGAAGACGAGAGCATCCCCTCCACTTCCTCCTACCTCCCCGCTGTCACTGCCAAGTCGTCGCTGGCTGACCCCGAGACAAACGCCTTTGTTGCTACGCTCGGCCGCATCGACATCAAGGACATCGCCTCAGTTCCTCCCCTCTCTATGATCCCCCCTCCCTCGGGCCATTCCAACAAGTCTTCCCCCACAAACTTTGCCTTCACCCTCCCTTACGACCGCCGCCCAACCATGACCCCCGACTCTGCCACCGACAACTACGGCAGCCACAACGGCCAGTTCCACGGCTACTCTGGATCTGTCCT GAAAGGccgtggcgacgacgacactgcCGACACGCGCTTCCAGAACCCATTCTCGCAGCCCGGTCATCTCGAGTCGATCAACGCCCACTCCTCTGTTGACCCCCACTTTGTCTCCGAGGGTGTAAACTACCAGGCATACGGCTCGGCACCGCACAACGTTTCGTCGTTCCCCTACGTTGGGatccccaccgccgcccttACTCGCCCCGGCCAGTCGCTTTCGCGGCCACAGACCAGCGACGGTCTCCCCAGCTACCCATCTCACCTGCCCGGCCAGGTGCCCCTCCCCAGTGCACGAACTCTT ATCCGTGACACCACTGGTCAGGTCATGGCGCCTTACTCGTCGCGTCCTTACGGTTCCTTTGACCAGGCTTCCAGCCGCTACGTTgggctcggccttgccgcTCCCCCTTCGGCCGACAACGAGTTGCAGTTTGTTTCTCTTGCCGGACCTGCTCCGAAGAAgcgttctcgtcgtcgttacGACGAGATTGAGCGTATCTACCCTTGCGAGTGGAAGGGTTGCGACAAGGCCTACGGCACCCTCAACCACCTCAACGCCCACGTCGCCATGCAGAAGCACGGCGAGAAGCGCCTGCCATCTC AGTTTAAGGAGATGCGCAAGGAGTGGCGCCGCAAGAAGCgtgaggaggcggccgccacggccagcAAGGAGTACTCGCAGGCTGCCGCTGCAGCTGCCGAGACGACGGGCAAGCCCGGCTATTCACAAGGTGCGGATCAGTACGCCGCGCACGGCTCGTGGGGCTCTCGCCAGAGCCTCGGCGGAGATGACTCGGTCGTGCCATCCATGTACCCCGGAGCCTACTCTGGTAGCAGCTCCGTCGGTACTCTGGAACCGGCCGACCCCTTCGGTCACCGTGGCTCGACTGGTTCGTTTTTGACCAGTGCGCCCACCTGGTCTGGTTCAGACACCCGACCTAACACTGCAAACACAGTTTCCTCCACTGGCTCTCCTACCGATGGCCGCTTTGCCTACTCCGCTCCCTACTCGACTGGCGTTTCCGTTCAGTACGACTTTGGCCGTGCTACCGCCGGCTCGTACCACAAGGGCCAGTCGGGCCTCAGTATCGCCATCCAGCAGGACAGCGactactcgtcgtcggcaccccAGAGCGGTAACCCCCTCCGCGTCGGCTTCAACCCTTACAGCATGAGCCAAAACGTTCAGCTCTAA